One genomic region from Anatilimnocola floriformis encodes:
- a CDS encoding MFS transporter has product MSVSKASEPLGSGRLSSVQWLICIIAAIGFAFDIYELLMLPLILRPALLELTGAQPGSDTFKFWFAMLFYLPAVAGGVFGLLGGYLTDRLGRRRVLTWSILLYAFSAFFAGFSTNIYMLLFFRCTCFIGVCVEFVAAVAWLAELFPNPVQREKVLGYTQAFSSIGGMMVAIANGIAIKYGANFFTIDIPDFLVGITGGDIAVENQHAAWRYTLMSGLIPAIPLMVLRPFLPESPVWQKKREAGTLKRPSIAALFAPDLRKATIVSAIGFACSLGIAFGAIQQMPQIVPGLKEVQAHAAEASTKAVAAAKKKAAEEGKEIPAEKLKAIGGAARGRTSQQYASEYTKMQEVGGLVGRFAMAMVLVMGVSWGWRLRMFQIPSLFLIPLLFYYFVRAENKTYFEIPLDSVFLGTIPVTTMSIGMFLMGFFVVSQLSFWGNYLPSAYPIHLRGTGESFSANIGGRLIGTMAAAVTSFLAGKFAFPAAGENQAVLAALQFSTAAAIVGTVIAMIGFINSFWLPEPKNDASHE; this is encoded by the coding sequence ATGTCCGTGTCGAAAGCTTCGGAGCCCCTCGGTTCTGGCCGATTGAGCTCGGTGCAATGGCTGATCTGCATCATCGCCGCGATCGGCTTTGCGTTTGACATCTACGAACTCCTGATGCTGCCACTCATCCTGCGGCCGGCGCTGCTCGAGTTGACGGGCGCTCAGCCGGGCTCCGACACGTTCAAGTTTTGGTTTGCGATGCTCTTTTATCTGCCGGCCGTGGCTGGCGGTGTGTTTGGGCTGTTGGGCGGTTATCTCACCGATCGCTTGGGTCGGCGGCGAGTGTTGACGTGGAGCATTTTGCTGTACGCGTTCAGCGCGTTCTTTGCCGGTTTCTCGACCAACATCTACATGCTGCTGTTCTTTCGCTGCACGTGCTTCATCGGCGTGTGTGTCGAGTTTGTGGCTGCGGTCGCGTGGCTCGCCGAGCTGTTTCCCAATCCGGTGCAGCGCGAAAAGGTGCTCGGCTATACGCAGGCCTTTTCGTCGATCGGCGGCATGATGGTGGCGATCGCGAATGGCATTGCCATCAAGTACGGCGCTAACTTTTTCACCATCGATATTCCGGACTTCTTGGTCGGCATCACCGGCGGAGATATCGCTGTCGAGAATCAGCACGCGGCCTGGCGGTACACGCTGATGTCGGGTTTGATTCCGGCGATTCCGCTGATGGTTCTGCGTCCGTTTCTGCCAGAGTCGCCGGTGTGGCAAAAGAAGCGGGAAGCTGGCACGCTCAAGCGACCGAGCATCGCGGCGCTGTTTGCACCCGACTTGCGCAAGGCAACCATCGTCTCGGCGATTGGCTTTGCTTGCAGCCTGGGCATTGCCTTCGGTGCGATTCAACAAATGCCGCAGATCGTCCCCGGCTTGAAGGAAGTGCAAGCGCACGCCGCCGAAGCCAGCACCAAGGCCGTTGCCGCTGCAAAGAAAAAGGCCGCCGAAGAAGGGAAAGAAATTCCCGCCGAAAAACTGAAAGCCATCGGCGGTGCAGCGCGTGGCCGAACCAGTCAGCAGTACGCCTCGGAATACACCAAGATGCAGGAAGTGGGCGGGCTCGTCGGCCGCTTTGCGATGGCGATGGTGCTGGTGATGGGCGTGAGCTGGGGCTGGCGACTGCGCATGTTCCAGATTCCGTCGCTGTTCCTGATTCCGCTCCTCTTCTATTACTTCGTGCGGGCCGAGAACAAAACCTACTTCGAAATCCCGCTCGACAGCGTGTTCCTGGGAACGATTCCAGTCACGACCATGTCGATCGGCATGTTCCTGATGGGCTTCTTCGTGGTCTCGCAGTTGAGCTTCTGGGGCAACTACTTGCCGAGCGCTTATCCGATCCACTTGCGCGGTACGGGCGAAAGCTTTTCGGCGAACATCGGTGGCCGTTTGATCGGCACGATGGCAGCGGCGGTGACCAGCTTCCTGGCCGGCAAGTTTGCCTTTCCCGCGGCTGGTGAAAATCAAGCGGTGCTCGCTGCTCTGCAGTTTTCAACGGCAGCTGCCATTGTCGGAACGGTAATCGCGATGATCGGTTTCATCAACAGCTTTTGGCTGCCGGAACCCAAGAACGACGCCTCGCACGAGTAG
- a CDS encoding VOC family protein, which translates to MSLAKATRATIIPCLRYQDAQAALKFLCEAFGFEKHAVYEAPDGSVMHAELIFGNGMIMLGSKSDTPFAQLQKLPAEVGGIGTQSPYVIVSDADVHHAQAVAAGAKVVLPLKTEDYGGRGYSCLDPEGNLWNFGTYDPWPAAK; encoded by the coding sequence ATGTCTCTCGCCAAAGCCACGCGCGCGACGATCATTCCTTGCCTGCGCTACCAAGATGCGCAGGCGGCGCTCAAGTTTTTGTGCGAGGCGTTTGGTTTCGAGAAGCACGCCGTCTACGAAGCGCCCGACGGCAGCGTGATGCACGCCGAGCTGATCTTCGGCAACGGCATGATCATGCTCGGCTCGAAGAGCGATACGCCGTTTGCGCAGCTGCAAAAACTGCCGGCCGAAGTGGGCGGCATCGGCACACAAAGTCCGTATGTGATTGTGAGCGACGCCGATGTTCACCATGCGCAAGCCGTTGCCGCCGGCGCTAAAGTGGTGCTACCGCTTAAGACCGAAGACTACGGCGGGCGCGGCTACTCTTGCCTTGATCCCGAAGGGAATCTTTGGAACTTCGGCACGTACGATCCGTGGCCGGCG
- a CDS encoding YqjF family protein: protein MQTQGRAQTDVTILPVKPRRQVFLSARWQALAMVNFAVDPQLLQSLVPRGTELDFFDGVTYVSVVGFLFRDTRLLGLPVPGHIDFEEVNLRFYVRRTVGNEVRRGVCFIRELVPRWAIATVARWSYNEPYLALPMRNQVRLNEITAAPPSDQSHSVAYSWKSAGWHGFQIATQGSPAPLQTGSLAEFIAEHYWGYCRQRDGGTVEYEVEHPRWNAWQATLTSWEGDVPGFYGEPWSSALAQPPSSVFLADGSAVKVFKPTRIA from the coding sequence ATGCAAACACAAGGGCGAGCGCAAACCGACGTCACCATCCTGCCGGTCAAACCGCGCCGGCAAGTCTTCCTCAGTGCCCGCTGGCAGGCGCTGGCCATGGTCAACTTCGCCGTCGATCCGCAGTTGCTGCAGTCGCTCGTGCCGCGCGGTACGGAACTCGATTTCTTCGACGGTGTGACCTATGTCAGCGTCGTCGGCTTCCTGTTTCGCGACACGCGCTTGCTGGGCTTACCGGTGCCGGGGCACATCGATTTTGAAGAAGTGAACTTGCGGTTCTATGTCCGCCGCACGGTCGGCAACGAAGTTCGCCGCGGCGTCTGCTTCATTCGCGAACTCGTCCCGCGCTGGGCGATCGCAACCGTCGCCCGCTGGAGCTACAACGAACCCTACCTGGCCCTGCCCATGCGCAACCAAGTTCGCCTCAACGAAATCACCGCCGCGCCACCAAGCGACCAATCCCACTCGGTCGCCTACAGCTGGAAATCGGCAGGTTGGCACGGCTTTCAAATCGCCACGCAAGGTTCCCCCGCGCCATTGCAAACGGGTTCGCTCGCCGAGTTCATCGCCGAACACTACTGGGGCTACTGCCGCCAGCGCGACGGCGGCACGGTGGAGTACGAAGTGGAACACCCCCGCTGGAACGCCTGGCAAGCCACGCTCACTTCGTGGGAAGGCGACGTCCCCGGCTTCTACGGCGAACCCTGGTCAAGCGCACTCGCCCAACCACCCAGCAGCGTCTTTCTGGCCGACGGCTCGGCGGTGAAGGTCTTCAAGCCGACGCGGATTGCGTGA
- a CDS encoding PQQ-binding-like beta-propeller repeat protein, which yields MNRIVRVSSLVCGVFVSTAALFAASPSWPTFRGADRMAVSQEKGLLQEWPAEGPKLLWEAPGAGRGYSSLAIADGKIFTLGDAPSTAEDKDEYLLCFDEASGKPLWKTKTGKPWTSGQESWQSSRSTPTVDGNRVYVLTAHGDLVCCSTTDGTELWKKNLKSEFAGNKADSWGYSESVLIDGDRLICTPGGSKATIVALNKTTGETIWQCASPDDRGAGHASIVIATIGGNRVYVTTTGSGAIGVRAEDGERLWQYAIDKTTAVIPTPIVRGDLVFFAAGYKRGGALLKQKADGKKVEIEEIYPVTPALANKHGGIVLVGDYLYGDSDDAGIPFCAELMTGDIKWKERGSGKRSASFAAADGRLYIRFSDGMMVLAKADPEKYVEVGKFQIPDGGVRPSWSHPVITGGKLYLREQDKILCYDVKK from the coding sequence ATGAATCGGATTGTCCGCGTTTCGTCGCTGGTTTGCGGCGTGTTTGTCTCGACGGCAGCTCTCTTCGCCGCCAGCCCGAGTTGGCCCACGTTTCGTGGCGCCGATCGGATGGCCGTTTCGCAGGAGAAGGGCTTGCTGCAAGAATGGCCCGCCGAAGGGCCGAAGTTGCTGTGGGAAGCGCCCGGCGCCGGCCGCGGTTACTCGAGCCTGGCCATTGCCGACGGCAAGATCTTTACGCTCGGCGATGCACCCAGCACGGCAGAGGATAAAGACGAATACCTGCTCTGCTTTGATGAAGCCAGCGGCAAGCCTCTGTGGAAGACCAAGACCGGCAAGCCCTGGACCAGCGGTCAGGAGAGTTGGCAAAGCTCGCGCAGCACGCCGACCGTCGACGGCAATCGGGTGTATGTGCTGACGGCCCACGGCGATCTGGTTTGCTGCAGCACGACCGACGGCACGGAGCTGTGGAAGAAGAATCTCAAGAGCGAATTTGCCGGCAACAAAGCCGACAGCTGGGGCTATAGCGAATCGGTGCTGATCGATGGCGACCGACTGATTTGCACGCCCGGCGGCAGCAAAGCCACGATCGTGGCTCTCAACAAAACGACCGGCGAAACCATCTGGCAGTGTGCGAGCCCCGACGACCGCGGCGCCGGCCATGCTTCGATCGTCATCGCCACCATCGGCGGCAACCGTGTGTATGTGACGACGACCGGCAGCGGCGCGATTGGCGTGCGGGCCGAAGACGGCGAACGGCTGTGGCAGTATGCCATCGACAAGACGACGGCCGTGATTCCCACGCCGATCGTGCGCGGCGACCTGGTTTTCTTCGCGGCTGGCTACAAGCGAGGTGGTGCGCTGCTGAAACAAAAAGCCGATGGCAAGAAGGTGGAGATCGAGGAGATCTATCCCGTGACGCCAGCCCTCGCCAACAAGCATGGCGGCATCGTACTCGTCGGCGATTATCTCTACGGCGATTCGGACGACGCGGGCATTCCCTTCTGTGCCGAGCTGATGACCGGCGACATCAAGTGGAAGGAACGTGGCAGCGGCAAGCGGAGCGCATCGTTCGCCGCCGCCGACGGCCGGCTGTATATCCGCTTTAGCGATGGCATGATGGTGCTCGCCAAAGCCGACCCGGAGAAGTACGTGGAAGTCGGCAAGTTCCAAATTCCCGATGGCGGCGTGCGGCCGAGTTGGTCGCACCCGGTCATTACTGGCGGCAAGCTCTACCTGCGCGAGCAGGACAAGATCTTGTGCTACGACGTGAAGAAGTAG